In Pseudomonas flavescens, the sequence CCACCGAGACCGGGGTCACACCGATCATGTCGGTTTGCTGCAGCAGCGACAGCAGGGTCATGATCGAGGTGGTTTCGACGATGCTGCTGGGGATGTCGACCCGTGCATTGTGGAACGCCTGGTTGATGATGGTGCGCATCGGGCTCGGGTGCTGTTGCAGCACCCAGGTCAGGTCCTGCAACTCTTCCCAGGTCAGTTGCGTGGCGCCGGCCATGGGGTGCTGGGCCCCTGCGACCACGCACAGGGTTTCCTCGCCAAGGCTGTCGAACAGCAGATCATCGGTACGCGCGCCATCGGGAATCCTGCCGAGCACCACGTCGAGCTGATCCTGTTGCAGGGCCTGCACCAGCACGTCGCTGGTGTCGACCTGGATGCTCATGGACAACCTTGGATGGCTTTGCTTGAGGGTGGCGATGGTGCGCGTCAGCAGCCCCGAGGCCAGTGCAGGAATGGCGCCGATGGTGACCCGGCCGAGGTTGCCCGACTCCAGCGCGACGAACTCCTCACGCATGCCCGAGAGCTCGGCGAAGATCATCTTGGCGTAGTAAATCGCCGTTTCGCCAAAGGCGGTGGCGCGCATGCCCCGCGGCAGTCGCTCGAACAGCTCGACGCCGAGCAGGCTCTCGGCCTCGTGAAGCATCTTGGTCGCCGCGGGTTGGGTCATGCCGATTTCTTCGGCGGCCCGGCGCAACGAGCCGAACTCCTGCAGGGCCAGCATCAGGCGCAACTGCCGCAGGCGCAGGCGGCTGTGGATGATGCTGGCGTCTGGAATGCGGGACATGGCGCGGCTCGTGACAGGGGCGATGGGCAAGGGTGACAAGAAATCGCGGCGCTCGCCAGTCATCAAGGAGCGCCCCGTTGCGGTTGCCAGGAACGAGCCGGCCTGCTGGCGATCACGAGACATGGCGAGCCTGCCCGGACCGGCGCAAGCCGAACATCGCCTTGAGGCCACGGGCCAGCAGCGGCCAGAACAGCATCACCAGAGCGGCGCTGGTCAGGCTGCCGACCAGCGGGTTGGACCAGAAGATCGACAATTGCCCGTCGGAGAACAGCATCGATTGGCGG encodes:
- a CDS encoding LysR family transcriptional regulator, coding for MSRIPDASIIHSRLRLRQLRLMLALQEFGSLRRAAEEIGMTQPAATKMLHEAESLLGVELFERLPRGMRATAFGETAIYYAKMIFAELSGMREEFVALESGNLGRVTIGAIPALASGLLTRTIATLKQSHPRLSMSIQVDTSDVLVQALQQDQLDVVLGRIPDGARTDDLLFDSLGEETLCVVAGAQHPMAGATQLTWEELQDLTWVLQQHPSPMRTIINQAFHNARVDIPSSIVETTSIMTLLSLLQQTDMIGVTPVSVVNDYPGKHLLKVLPITFVPRLPPYGLITRRHRIQSSAMQAFIDAVKEEHAAD